From Bacillus sp. FSL K6-3431, the proteins below share one genomic window:
- a CDS encoding DNA translocase FtsK yields MAKKKRRNSRRSKKGNNKTLQFEIIGIILIALSVIAIVTGEKLFSLTIPFYYFLGEWYIVGLLAVILLGGYMMIKRELPNFSRVQLIGIYIIFGCILLLNHVQFIDLKVASNSMEGQSVLSNTHAEFIQNYKQNKLGESLEDFGGGMLGAILLTFTYFVFDSLGAKILCFFLILIGLILITGKSIGEVVGRIGKKIVHFLQKQWRLFLVDLKEWKEERQEKRTQQKQLIREEKQQKTVEASQIETDTVEEVVSEPLISSFTEKAYPIDETESKENIIEQEETSEEEIVPSMAFVELENKDYKLPPISLLTRPKATDQSNEYKAIHANAAKLEKTFQSFGVKAKVTQVHLGPAVTKYEVHPDAGVKVSRIVSLSDDLALALAAKDIRIEAPIPGKSAIGIEVPNSEIAVVSLREVLDSKENDKPEAKLQIGLGRDITGQAVVAELNKMPHLLVAGATGSGKSVCINGIITSVLMRAKPHEVKMMMIDPKMVELNVYNGVPHLLAPVVTDPKKASQALKKVVSEMERRYEHFSHTGTRNIEGYNDYITKVNVEKEEKQPLLPYIIVIVDELADLMMVASNDVEDSITRLAQMARAAGIHLIIATQRPSVDVITGVIKANIPSRIAFAVSSAIDSRTILDTGGAEKLLGRGDMLFQPVGASKPVRVQGAFLSDQEVEDIVDFVIAQQKAQYQAEMIPDDIPEVTQEASDELFDEAVQLIAEMQTASVSMLQRRFRVGYTRAARLIDEMEARGIVGPYEGSKPRTVLIPKPAEEQTS; encoded by the coding sequence ATGGCAAAGAAAAAACGAAGAAACAGTCGCAGGTCTAAAAAAGGAAATAATAAAACACTGCAATTTGAAATTATTGGTATTATTTTAATAGCATTAAGTGTGATTGCAATAGTGACAGGTGAGAAGTTATTTTCGCTAACGATACCATTTTATTATTTTTTAGGTGAATGGTATATCGTAGGATTGTTAGCAGTTATCTTGCTGGGCGGATATATGATGATAAAGCGGGAGCTTCCCAATTTTTCTAGGGTCCAACTTATTGGTATTTATATTATTTTTGGATGTATTTTATTATTAAATCATGTACAGTTTATCGATTTAAAAGTAGCAAGTAATAGCATGGAAGGTCAAAGTGTTTTAAGCAATACGCATGCTGAGTTCATTCAAAATTATAAACAAAATAAACTGGGAGAAAGTTTAGAGGATTTTGGCGGTGGAATGCTTGGAGCAATTCTGCTCACTTTCACATATTTTGTTTTTGACTCCCTTGGTGCAAAAATATTATGCTTTTTTCTAATATTAATCGGTCTTATTCTAATTACAGGTAAATCTATTGGCGAAGTAGTTGGCCGCATAGGTAAAAAAATAGTTCATTTTCTACAAAAACAATGGCGACTTTTTCTGGTGGATCTAAAGGAATGGAAGGAAGAGCGTCAAGAAAAAAGAACACAGCAGAAACAATTGATTAGAGAAGAAAAGCAGCAAAAAACGGTAGAGGCTTCGCAAATAGAAACGGATACTGTGGAGGAGGTGGTGTCTGAGCCATTGATTTCCAGTTTTACAGAGAAAGCTTATCCTATAGACGAAACGGAATCTAAAGAAAATATAATTGAGCAAGAAGAAACGAGTGAGGAAGAAATCGTTCCTTCAATGGCATTTGTGGAACTTGAAAATAAAGATTATAAACTTCCGCCAATTTCGCTACTAACGAGACCAAAGGCAACAGATCAAAGTAATGAATATAAAGCCATTCACGCAAATGCTGCAAAACTTGAAAAAACTTTTCAAAGTTTTGGAGTTAAGGCGAAAGTTACACAAGTTCATTTGGGGCCAGCGGTTACAAAGTATGAAGTACATCCGGATGCTGGAGTAAAAGTAAGTAGAATTGTAAGTCTAAGTGATGATTTGGCCCTTGCATTAGCTGCAAAAGATATTCGAATTGAAGCGCCGATCCCAGGTAAATCTGCAATTGGTATTGAGGTCCCTAACTCAGAAATTGCCGTCGTATCATTGCGGGAAGTGCTTGACTCAAAAGAAAATGACAAACCAGAGGCTAAATTGCAAATTGGTCTTGGCCGTGATATTACAGGACAAGCGGTTGTAGCTGAATTGAATAAGATGCCACATTTACTTGTAGCCGGTGCTACTGGGAGTGGTAAGAGTGTTTGTATTAACGGGATTATCACAAGTGTTTTAATGCGAGCAAAGCCCCATGAAGTAAAAATGATGATGATTGATCCAAAAATGGTTGAATTAAATGTATATAACGGTGTTCCACATTTACTTGCGCCAGTTGTAACAGATCCAAAAAAGGCATCACAAGCATTAAAAAAAGTAGTAAGTGAAATGGAAAGACGCTATGAGCATTTTTCTCATACGGGAACAAGAAATATTGAAGGATATAACGACTATATAACAAAGGTAAATGTTGAAAAAGAGGAAAAACAGCCTTTATTACCATACATCATCGTTATAGTTGATGAACTAGCTGATTTAATGATGGTGGCATCAAATGATGTCGAGGATTCGATAACAAGGCTTGCACAAATGGCAAGAGCAGCGGGCATCCATTTAATTATCGCCACACAACGTCCTTCAGTTGACGTTATTACAGGTGTAATCAAAGCGAATATTCCATCTCGAATTGCATTTGCTGTATCATCGGCTATCGACTCTCGGACGATACTAGATACTGGTGGTGCTGAGAAGCTGTTGGGTAGAGGTGATATGCTCTTTCAGCCTGTAGGTGCCTCGAAGCCAGTTCGAGTGCAAGGTGCATTTTTATCTGACCAAGAAGTGGAAGATATTGTTGACTTTGTCATAGCTCAGCAGAAAGCGCAATATCAAGCCGAAATGATCCCGGATGATATTCCTGAGGTAACGCAAGAAGCATCAGATGAACTATTCGATGAGGCTGTCCAGTTAATCGCGGAAATGCAAACCGCATCTGTCTCGATGCTACAGCGCCGTTTTAGGGTGGGATATACGAGAGCAGCT
- a CDS encoding YlzJ-like family protein, giving the protein MILHTIIPAELIFPEKQENFSKQITLTRNGVPMIVEQSGHMYKIVRIMSSDPADYLNGDLHPGTIIPIA; this is encoded by the coding sequence ATGATTCTTCATACGATCATTCCGGCTGAGCTTATCTTTCCAGAAAAGCAAGAAAATTTTTCTAAACAAATAACTCTTACACGTAACGGAGTCCCGATGATAGTCGAACAGAGTGGACATATGTATAAAATAGTAAGAATTATGAGTAGTGACCCAGCAGATTATTTAAATGGTGACTTACACCCTGGGACAATTATCCCTATCGCATAA